The Bacteroidales bacterium genome window below encodes:
- a CDS encoding DUF1998 domain-containing protein: MSEFEQIQTRKAISAYGGVGSIFETRDGSIMIQPFDKWPFFQRVENDFQEHNFIQDKRFKNRISKYFQNLEHLVKVPVNDLMFGYRLADGFSLLSAKYFPEWFYCNSCKKFDKFSKWKYNWNNNVDSNDKDKFFPPKCHKCYKNKSKKGKFYDLEQVRFILTAPNGDIIDIPWDKWSLMNKTQKESKESEEENEITLSNISVPSDLELEYKTSDKLDDLKGIWIIAKNGKGEQLNFSTLSGLFNLRMRIEELIPNSSKKDILFKPVIRTSNSVYYPNILSSIYLPSADELNENTINQIKDAFEDGENATQIKKNLKRYKFIDIEVKTIQNLIDNNFSERDVEISKTENEYRFDEYKFVTSREKEKIDDLLIFEKIDETFFQNELIKSIYKMDKIKITSVQTSFTRQEPISSDLFLKDDSEITETKDKIQKKFTSTYGVNTKYLPAVESYGEGIFFEFDNEKLEKWLEDNPQVSNRINTIIENHLESDSSLNKELEVTPKFILIHTFSHLIIKELEYLAGYPATSIQERLYIDEELKMQGVLIYTIAGSEGSYGGLTSICDNEKIGNLIQSAIIRANDCATDPICYHTSGQGVGNQNLSACFNCTLLPETSCEMFNSFLDRRILIDKEYGYFRSINNVK, encoded by the coding sequence ATGAGCGAATTTGAACAAATACAAACAAGAAAAGCAATAAGTGCTTATGGTGGAGTTGGTTCTATCTTTGAAACTAGAGATGGCTCAATAATGATACAACCTTTTGATAAATGGCCATTTTTCCAAAGAGTAGAAAATGATTTTCAAGAACATAATTTTATTCAAGACAAAAGATTTAAAAATCGTATTAGTAAATATTTTCAAAATTTGGAACATTTGGTAAAAGTTCCTGTAAATGATTTAATGTTTGGTTATAGACTTGCAGACGGTTTTTCTTTACTTTCAGCGAAATACTTTCCAGAATGGTTTTATTGTAATAGTTGTAAAAAATTTGATAAATTTTCAAAATGGAAATACAATTGGAATAATAATGTGGATAGCAATGATAAGGATAAATTCTTCCCGCCTAAATGTCATAAGTGCTATAAGAACAAGAGTAAAAAAGGTAAATTCTACGATTTAGAGCAAGTAAGGTTCATTTTAACAGCACCAAATGGAGATATTATTGATATACCTTGGGATAAGTGGTCTTTAATGAATAAAACACAAAAAGAAAGTAAAGAATCTGAAGAAGAAAATGAAATAACATTAAGCAATATTTCAGTTCCTTCCGATTTAGAATTAGAATATAAAACATCTGATAAATTAGATGATTTAAAAGGTATTTGGATAATTGCAAAAAACGGTAAAGGTGAACAATTAAACTTTTCTACTCTATCAGGTTTGTTTAATTTAAGAATGAGAATTGAAGAATTAATTCCTAATTCATCTAAAAAAGATATACTTTTTAAACCTGTAATTAGGACAAGTAATAGTGTTTACTATCCAAACATCTTATCAAGTATTTATTTACCATCAGCAGATGAATTAAATGAAAATACAATAAATCAAATCAAAGATGCTTTTGAAGACGGAGAAAATGCAACTCAAATTAAAAAGAATCTAAAAAGATATAAATTTATTGATATTGAAGTCAAAACAATTCAAAACCTTATTGATAATAATTTTAGTGAGAGAGATGTAGAAATTTCAAAAACTGAAAACGAATATCGTTTTGATGAATATAAGTTCGTAACAAGTAGAGAAAAAGAAAAAATAGATGATTTATTAATTTTTGAAAAAATAGATGAAACATTTTTTCAGAATGAACTTATAAAATCCATCTACAAAATGGATAAAATAAAGATAACTTCCGTTCAAACTTCTTTTACAAGACAAGAGCCAATTTCATCAGATTTATTTTTAAAAGATGATAGTGAAATAACCGAAACAAAAGACAAAATTCAAAAAAAATTCACTTCAACTTATGGTGTAAATACAAAATATTTACCTGCTGTTGAGAGTTATGGTGAAGGAATATTCTTTGAGTTTGATAATGAAAAATTAGAAAAATGGCTTGAAGATAACCCTCAAGTAAGTAATCGAATAAATACAATAATTGAAAATCATCTTGAATCGGATTCCTCTTTAAACAAGGAATTAGAAGTGACACCAAAATTTATTTTAATTCATACTTTTTCTCATTTAATAATCAAAGAATTGGAATATTTAGCAGGTTATCCAGCAACATCAATTCAAGAAAGGTTATATATTGATGAAGAACTAAAAATGCAAGGTGTTTTAATTTATACAATTGCAGGTTCGGAGGGTAGTTATGGAGGTTTAACATCAATCTGTGATAATGAAAAAATAGGAAATCTCATACAATCTGCAATAATAAGAGCAAACGACTGTGCAACTGACCCCATTTGTTATCATACATCAGGTCAAGGTGTTGGAAATCAAAACCTATCTGCTTGTTTTAATTGTACTTTATTACCTGAAACTTCTTGTGAAATGTTCAATTCCTTTTTAGATAGAAGAATATTAATTGATAAAGAGTATGGATATTTTAGGAGTATAAATAATGTGAAATAA
- a CDS encoding ATP-binding protein: protein MQEITLKNIDELIENSDKYNSAEKYLIELANLIIPFWGIDLEITNYQSLINRELEQSKKRFIAFCLLRVYGKNPDLLRTFTVKHNIHKFFEQTIPDIIKQLKITSKTETYEIESRLTSYIKEKEKSFSVKVNTDIDLHFIKKYRNSYRSEIKQKKNNPVFWQFFGYKIDGQLFDNVFDILIEYNDSELINKYIIYNKAIDILDNIIELSNETSTKYSLQYISKPFSLIKEKLDDDFKKNPYSKPAKLKIKKTLKKYPFSKNTNYKIQLLIENSSTGYANDAIVKITLYSDDIIKLKQTEQFVGHIKASSIVEFDYIGLSNSEDVLLYGYIEWTNFDRKKCKTEFELDLSGQKLDIDWSAIENEEPYDLEPVTDENEFIGRKKIIDDLKRIRKKVGSSYVFGQRRVGKTSIVKTLQSIINSDDILVIYIEAGDWDSATSPHKSMGDLGKKICAKIKRHNKKFRSLIIPEFEGSFNRLTDFLDEISEIDNTFRVIIILDEFDRISHELLYSGNIAKSFMLTIRAISNREQFGFILVGGEKLEYILSQWQEFNKFKPIRVDYFDKETEWADFKNLVKYPIENILEISDKAIDYIYKQTSGNPYFTKKICVELFSLMISNRDNHITEDEAKKATGIARDSNNHSCN, encoded by the coding sequence ATGCAAGAAATAACATTAAAAAATATTGATGAATTAATTGAAAATTCGGACAAATACAATTCGGCAGAAAAGTATTTAATTGAATTAGCGAATTTAATTATACCATTTTGGGGAATTGATTTAGAAATTACGAATTATCAGTCATTAATAAATAGAGAACTGGAACAAAGTAAAAAAAGATTTATTGCATTCTGCCTATTACGTGTATATGGGAAAAATCCAGATTTATTAAGAACATTTACTGTCAAACATAATATTCATAAATTTTTTGAACAGACAATACCTGACATCATTAAACAACTTAAAATTACCTCAAAAACTGAAACATATGAAATTGAGAGTAGATTAACCAGTTATATAAAGGAGAAAGAAAAAAGTTTTTCTGTTAAGGTCAATACAGATATTGATTTACATTTTATTAAAAAATACAGAAATTCTTACCGCTCAGAAATAAAACAGAAAAAAAACAATCCAGTATTTTGGCAATTCTTTGGTTATAAGATAGATGGTCAATTGTTTGACAACGTTTTTGATATTTTAATTGAATACAATGACAGTGAATTAATAAATAAATATATAATTTATAATAAGGCAATAGACATCCTTGATAATATTATAGAATTATCAAATGAAACAAGCACAAAATATAGTTTACAATATATATCAAAACCTTTTTCGTTAATAAAGGAAAAATTGGATGACGATTTTAAGAAAAATCCATATTCAAAACCAGCAAAATTAAAGATTAAAAAAACTTTAAAGAAATATCCCTTTTCAAAAAACACAAACTATAAAATCCAACTTTTAATTGAAAATAGTAGTACTGGTTATGCAAATGATGCTATTGTTAAAATCACATTATATTCAGATGATATTATCAAATTAAAACAGACAGAACAATTTGTTGGTCATATAAAAGCTTCTTCAATTGTAGAATTTGATTATATTGGATTATCAAATTCAGAAGATGTTTTACTTTATGGTTATATTGAATGGACGAATTTTGATAGAAAAAAATGTAAAACTGAATTTGAATTAGATTTATCAGGACAGAAATTAGATATTGATTGGTCTGCAATTGAAAATGAAGAACCCTATGACCTTGAACCTGTGACTGACGAAAATGAATTTATTGGTCGCAAAAAGATAATTGATGATTTGAAAAGGATAAGAAAAAAAGTAGGGTCCTCATATGTTTTTGGTCAACGAAGAGTTGGTAAAACATCAATTGTAAAAACTTTACAGTCAATTATTAATTCAGATGACATTCTCGTAATTTACATAGAAGCAGGCGATTGGGATAGTGCAACAAGTCCACATAAAAGTATGGGAGATTTAGGAAAGAAAATATGTGCTAAAATTAAAAGGCACAATAAAAAATTCCGTTCTCTTATAATTCCAGAATTTGAAGGTTCTTTTAATCGACTTACTGATTTTTTAGATGAAATATCAGAAATAGATAACACTTTTAGAGTAATAATAATATTGGATGAATTTGATAGAATATCACATGAACTTTTATATTCGGGAAATATTGCAAAATCTTTTATGTTGACTATTCGTGCAATTAGTAACAGGGAGCAATTTGGTTTTATTTTAGTTGGTGGTGAAAAACTTGAATATATATTAAGTCAATGGCAAGAGTTTAATAAATTTAAGCCAATAAGAGTTGATTATTTTGATAAGGAAACAGAATGGGCTGACTTCAAAAATCTTGTCAAATATCCAATTGAAAATATCTTAGAGATATCCGATAAAGCTATTGATTACATCTATAAACAAACCTCAGGTAATCCATATTTTACTAAAAAAATATGTGTTGAACTTTTTTCATTAATGATATCTAATAGGGACAATCACATTACAGAAGATGAAGCAAAAAAAGCAACTGGTATTGCCAGAGATAGCAATAATCATAGCTGCAACTGA